One Capsicum annuum cultivar UCD-10X-F1 chromosome 2, UCD10Xv1.1, whole genome shotgun sequence genomic window carries:
- the LOC107859707 gene encoding LOW QUALITY PROTEIN: ABC transporter G family member 31-like (The sequence of the model RefSeq protein was modified relative to this genomic sequence to represent the inferred CDS: inserted 2 bases in 2 codons; deleted 1 base in 1 codon) — MIVGPRKTLFMDEISTGLDGSTTFQIVKCIKNFVHLMEGTVMMALLQPAPETFELFDDLVLLSDGYIVYHGPRADVIPFFESLGFQLPSRKGVADFLQEVTSRKDQARYWADNSRPYEFIPVETIAEAFRNSRYSQDLKSSLLAPYDISKSHHLALSTKKFAACRLELLRICFSREMLLMSRHSFLHIFKTCQFMGFVTCTLFLRTRLHPTDLVNGNLYLSCLFFGLVHIMYNGYTELPLLIFCLPVFYKQRDNFFYPAWAWSVSSWILQIPYSIIEAVGWSCVVYWTVGFAPDAGRFFRYILLLFSVHQMGMGLFQSIASISRDMIIANTFGSAALLIILLLGGFILPKEMIKPWWVWVFWVSPLSYGQRAISVNEFTATRWMEKKTSGDVTLGYDILQSHGLPTSGYWYWRGLGVLLLYALLFNIILTVALAFLNPLRKSQAIIPADSSGVNSVADGPGQEATRKKGMILSFQPLTITFHNVNYFVDMPKEMSSEGIPDKTLQLLSNVSGVFSPGILTALVGSSGAGNTTLMDCLAGRKTSGHIEGDIRISGCPKQQKTFARISGYVELNDIHSPQVTVFESLWFSSYLRLSKEVNEKQRQEFVEEVMEELNSLRYALVGLPGSSGLSTEQRKRLTISVELVANPSIIFMDEPTSGLDARAAVIVMRTVRNTVDTGRTVVFTIHQPSIEIFEAFDELLLMKXGGQVIYGGKLGEKSQTMINYFQGIHGIPQIPSGYNPATWMLEISTSAAEAKIEEDFATIYNSEQYRQVEALIKHLGVPPENSEPLGFTSINSQGAVSQFKICLWKQNLIYWRSPSYSFMRLFFTTMCALILGSIFWDVGLKRDSTQNLFVVMAALYASVLFLGASNASSVQPVVSIERIVFYREKAAGMYSPLPYAAAQGLIEIPYVMIQTLLYGVITYFMINFERVAGKFFLYILFMFLAFXVAIGLTPTQHLAAIISAAIISLWNLMSGFLVPKPSIPGWWIWFYCINPVAWTLRGIISSQLGDVETRITGPGFNRTVKEYLEVSLGFGPGKIWWSAVILAGFGLLFFSVFAASVKLLNFQKR, encoded by the exons ATGATTGTTGGTCCCAGGAAAACACTATTCATGGATGAAATTTCTACTGGACTTGATGGTTCTACAACTTTCCAAATAGTCAAGTGCATAAAAAATTTTGTTCATTTAATGGAAGGAACTGTGATGATGGCTCTTCTTCAACCTGCACCAGAGACTTTTGAGTTATTTGATGATCTGGTGTTACTGTCTGATGGATATATTGTGTACCATGGTCCTCGAGCAGATGTTATTCCATTTTTTGAGTCGTTAGGATTTCAATTGCCATCTCGTAAGGGTGTCGCAGATTTTCTTCAAGAG GTTACCTCCAGAAAAGATCAGGCGCGATACTGGGCTGATAATTCCAGACCATATGAGTTCATTCCCGTTGAAACAATTGCTGAAGCTTTTAGAAATTCCAGATATAGTCAGGATCTAAAGTCATCTCTTTTGGCTCCATATGATATATCTAAGAGCCATCATTTGGCTTTGTCTACGAAAAAGTTTGCTGCGTGCAGATTGGAGCTCCTTAGGATTTGTTTTTCAAGAGAAATGCTTCTAATGAGTAGGCATAGTTTTCTACACATCTTCAAAACATGTCAG TTTATGGGATTTGTAACATGCACACTGTTTCTAAGAACACGGTTACATCCCACGGATCTGGTGAATGGGAACTTGTATCTTTCTTGCTTGTTTTTTGGCTTGGTGCATATCATGTACAACGGATACACAGAACTCCCTCTCTTAATATTTTGTCTACCAGTATTCTATAAGCAAAGAGATAATTTCTTCTATCCTGCGTGGGCATGGTCCGTCAGTAGTTGGATTCTGCAGATACCTTACTCCATAATTGAAGCTGTTGGATGGTCTTGTGTTGTGTATTGGACTGTAGGTTTTGCACCTGATGCTGGGAG ATTTTTCCGTTACatacttttactattttcagtacACCAAATGGGGATGGGTCTCTTTCAGTCAATAGCTTCTATTTCACGAGATATGATCATCGCAAATACATTTGGATCGGCTGCTCTGCTAATCATACTTTTACTGGGTGGTTTTATCTTGCCAAAAG AAATGATCAAACCATGGTGGGTATGGGTCTTTTGGGTGTCCCCATTGTCCTACGGACAGCGAGCTATTTCAGTTAATGAATTTACTGCCACGAGATGGATGG AGAAGAAAACAAGTGGAGATGTTACCCTTGGTTACGATATTCTGCAATCTCATGGCCTACCAACATCTGGTTACTGGTACTGGCGGGGATTAGGAGTTCTATTGCTCTATGCTTTGCTTTTCAACATTATTCTGACTGTAGCCTTGGCTTTCCTCAACC CACTAAGAAAATCTCAGGCAATTATCCCAGCTGATTCCAGTGGTGTAAATTCAGTTGCTGATG GACCTGGCCAGGAGGCGACTAGAAAGAAAGGAATGATCCTCTCTTTCCAACCACTAACTATTACTTTCCATAATGTCAACTACTTTGTTGACATGCCAAAG GAAATGAGTTCAGAAGGAATACCTGATAAAACGTTGCAGCTACTGTCAAATGTTAGTGGAGTATTCTCACCTGGCATTCTTACTGCATTGGTTGGTTCAAGTGGAGCGGGAAACACCACCTTGATGGATTGCCTAGCTGGTAGGAAGACTTCTGGACATATAGAGGGTGATATTAGGATATCAGGCTGCCCAAAACAACAAAAGACTTTCGCAAGAATTTCAGgatatgttgaactgaatgataTACATTCTCCTCAAGTGACAGTATTTGAATCCCTGTGGTTTTCTTCTTATCTCCGGCTCTCCAAAGAAGTGAATGAAAAACAAAGACAG GAGTTTGTTGAAGAAGTAATGGAGGAACTCAACTCTCTAAGGTATGCTTTGGTTGGCTTGCCTGGCAGTTCTGGCTTATCAACTGAACAAAGAAAACGTTTGACAATTTCAGTAGAACTTGTAGCAAACCCATCCATAATTTTTATGGATGAACCTACATCTGGTCTTGATGCACGAGCTGCAGTCATTGTAATGAGAACAGTTCGTAATACAGTAGATACTGGACGAACTGTGGTCTTTACAATTCACCAGCCAAGTATTGAAATTTTTGAAGCATTTGACGAG CTTCTTTTAATGA CGGGGGGACAAGTGATATATGGAGGAAAGCTTGGGGAGAAGTCACAAACTATGATTAACTATTTTCAG GGTATTCATGGGATACCCCAAATTCCTAGTGGTTACAATCCTGCAACCTGGATGCTTGAGATAAGTACATCAGCTGCTGaagcaaaaatagaagaagatttTGCAACAATATACAATTCTGAACAGTACAG GCAAGTTGAAGCCTTAATTAAGCATCTGGGCGTCCCACCTGAAAACT CAGAACCGCTGGGCTTCACATCAATAAATAGTCAAGGTGCAGTTTCTCAGTTCAAGATCTGCCTGTGGAAGCAAAATCTCATATACTGGAGAAGTCCATCATACAGT TTTATGAGGTTGTTCTTCACAACAATGTGTGCATTGATTCTTGGTTCCATATTTTGGGATGTTGGTTTGAAAAG GGACTCAACTCAAAACTTGTTTGTAGTAATGGCCGCTCTTTATGCTTCAGTCTTGTTTCTGGGGGCCAGTAATGCTTCTTCTGTACAGCCAGTTGTTTCCATTGAAAGAATCGTTTTCTATAGGGAAAAGGCTGCAGGAATGTATTCCCCGCTACCATATGCAGCAGCTCAG GGTCTAATTGAGATTCCATATGTCATGATCCAGACCTTATTATACGGAGTCATTACATATTTCATGATCAACTTTGAAAGGGTAGCGG GCAAATTTTTCCTCTACATTCTTTTCATGTTTCTTGCAT ATGTAGCCATTGGTCTTACACCAACTCAACATTTGGCTGCCATCATTTCAGCAGCTATCATTTCATTGTGGAACCTCATGTCTGGTTTTCTAGTTCCAAAACCT AGTATCCCCGGATGGTGGATATGGTTCTACTGCATCAACCCAGTTGCATGGACACTCCGTGGCATCATTAGCTCTCAACTTGGTGATGTAGAAACAAGGATAACAGGACCTGGATTCAACAGAACTGTAAAAGAATATTTGGAAGTCAGCCTTGGATTTGGCCCTGGGAAGATTTGGTGGTCTGCTGTTATACTTGCTGGATTTGGCTTGCTCTTCTTTTCTGTCTTTGCAGCATCAGTCAAACTTCTTAACTTCCAAAAAAGATGA